TCCGGGAAAGCCCACCGCCCCTCGTCGCTGGGAGTCGCATCATGACCTGCAACCACCATTTCCCCCGCCGGATCGCCATCCGCGAGCTGCCGCGCACCCTGCTCCGGGAGCTGGCCGAGGACATCCCCATCTCGCCCCGGAACCGGCCCACCTTCGGCGAGGTTCTGGGAGCCCGCCACGGCCGCCGTGCCTTCCTGCGCGGCGCCCTCGGCGTCACCGCCATTGCCGCCCTGGGCGGACCGGCGGCCGCCGGCCGGGCCGGTACCGGCGTCCCGCCGGGGGGCGATTCCGGGGGGCGCTCCGGGGTCACGGGCTGGTCCTTCGATTTCCCTGAGCTGACTGCGGGGGTGGACGAGGACCACCACGTCGCCGAGGGCTTCATCGCGGAGGTCCTGATCCGTTGGGGGGATCCGGTGCTCCCCGGGGCAGGGACGCTGGATCCGGCGGAGCAGTCGGCGGCGGCCCAGGAGGGGCAGTTCGGCTACAACAACGATTTCGTCGCCTTCCTGCCCCTGCCCGCCGGCGCGGGACGCTCCGCCCGGGGCCTGCTGGCGGTGAACCACGAGTTCACCGACGGCGGGCTGATGTTTCCGGACTCCCGGGGGCGGGATGGGGAAACCGTGGCGATTGAGATGGCGGCACACGGGCATACGGTGGTGGAGGTGGCCCGCGGCGCGGAAGGGCGCTGGAGCTACCGACCGGACGGCAGATACAACCGGCGCATATCGGCCCGCTCCACGGAGATCGTCCTGTCCGGACCCGCCGCCGGGCACGAGCGCCTCCGGACGGAGGCCGACCCCGACGGCGTGCGGGTGCTGGGCACCCTCAACAACTGCGCGGGCGGCGTGACCCCCTACGGCAGCGTGCTGATCGCCGAGGAGAACTTCCAGTACTATTTTGCGGGGACCGTGGAGGATCCCGCCGAGCGGGCCAACCACGCGCGCTACGGGGTCCCGGCGGGCTTCTACGACTGGGCCCGCTACCACCGGCGCTTCGACGTGGGCGCCGAGCCGCGGGAGCCCAACCGCTTCGGCTGGGTGGTGGAGATCGATCCCTACGACCCCGATTCGGAGCCGATCAAGCGCACTGCCCTGGGCCGGTTCAAGCACGAGGGCGCGGAGACGGTAGCCAACCGGGACGGCCGGCTCGTCACGTTCATGGGCGACGACCAGCGCTTCGAGTACGTCTACAAATTCGTCAGCAAGGGACGCCTCGACCCCGACCGGCGCGCGCGCAACTTCGGCCTGCTGGATGCGGGGACCCTGTACGCCGCCCGCTTCAACCCCGACGGCAGCCTCGACTGGCTGCCCCTGGTCCATGGCACGGGTCCGCTCACCGCCGACAACGGCTTCCGGTCCCAGGCGGAGGTCCTGATCGAGGCCCGCCGGGCGGCGGATCTCGTCGGGGCGACCCCCATGGACCGGCCCGAGGACGTGACCGTCGACGCCGACTCCGGCCGCATCTACGTCATGCTCACCGCCAACGCCAAGCGCAAGGCCGACGCCACCCATCCCGCCAATCCGCGGGCGGGCAACTCGACCGGACATATCCTGGAGATCCGGGTGCGCGACGGCGACTTCGCCAACCGGCGGGACGACTGGGAGGTCCTGGCCCTGTGCGGGGATCCGGCGGCGCCGGCTGCAGATGCCCGGTGGGGGCCGGGCACCTCGGGCGATGGCTGGTTCCGCAATCCGGACAACGGGGCGGTGGACCACGGCGGGCGGCTGTGGGTGGCCACCGACGGCAACAGCGAGGCCGCATCCGGGCGGGCGGACGGCATCTGGGCGCTGGAGACCGAGGGCCCCCTGCGCGGCTCGGGCCGCCACTTCTACCGGGTTCCGGCAGGTGCCGAGATGTGCGGGCCCTGCTTCACCCCCGACGACGAGACCTTCTTCGTCGCCGTCCAGCATCCCGGGGCCGCGCCCGGCGCCAGCTTCGAGAGCCCCGCCACCCGTTGGCCGGACTTCGAGGACACCATGCCACCGCGTCCGGCGGTGGTGGCGATCACCCGCCAGGGGGGCGGGCGCATCGGCTAGCTAGTGGGCCTCCTCCCAGTTGGCCCCCTCACCGATCTCCACCTCCAGGGCCACGTCGAGCATGTCGTTGCCGCGGGTCATGAGGTCGGGAAGCGCGGCCCGGAGGCGCTCCAGCTCCGCTGGCGGCACCTCGAACACCAATTCGTCGTGCACCTGCATGAGCATGCGGGCTTCCAGGCCCTCAGCCGCCAGCCAGCGGTCCACCTCGATCATGGCCTGCTTGATGATGTCGGCGGCCGTGCCCTGCAGGGGGGCATTGATGGCGGTGCGCTCGGCGGCGGCCCGCACCGCCGCGTTGCGGGCGTGGATGTCGGGCAGGTAGAGGCGCCGGCCCCGCAGGGTCTCCACATAGCCCTGCTCGCGGGCGCGCTCCCGGGTGGCCTCCATGTAGGCGCGCACCCCCGGGTAGCGCTCGAAGTAGGCATCGATGTAGGCCTGAGCGTCCTGCGCCGGGATCTCCAGCTGCTTGCCCAGGCCCCAGGCGGACATGCCGTAGATGAGGCCGAAGTTGATGGCCTTGGCGGCGCGCCGCTGTGCGGGCTGCACCGCGTCCGCGCCGCTCGCGCCGAATACCTCGGCGGCGGTGGCGGCGTGGATGTCCTCGCCGTGCGCAAAGGCCTCGCGCAGACGCTGGTCCCCGGATAGGTGCGCCATGAGGCGCAGCTCGATCTGGGAGTAGTCCGCCGCCACCATGGTCCAGCCGTCCTCGGGGATGAACGCCTTGCGAATGCGCCGCCCCTGCTCGGTACGCACCGGGATGTTCTGCAGGTTGGGCTCCGCCGAGGACAGCCGGCCGGTGGCGGTGTTGGCCTGGTGGTAGTTGGTGTGCACCCGGCCGGTCTCGGGATTGATGAGCTTGGGCAGGGCGTCGGTGTAGGTGGACTTGAGCTTGGAGAGTCCGCGGTGCTCCAGGATGCGCGCCGGCAAGGGGTAGTCCTCGGCGAGCTGGGAGAGCACCTCCTCGGCGGTGGAGGGCGCCCCCTTCGGGGTTCGCTTTAGCACGGGAAGCTCCAGCTCGTCGAAGAGGATGGCCTGGATCTGCTTGGGCGAGCCCAGATTGAACTCCCGGCCGGCGATGGCGTAGGCCTGCTCCTCGGCGCGCTCCATCTCGCCGGCCATCTCCTCGGAAAGCTGCCCGAGCAGGTCCAGATCCAGGCGCACCCCGGTGCGCTCGATCCGCGCCAGCACCGGCATGAGCGGCAGCTCCAGCTCCTCGTATATGGTCCGCAGCCGGGGCTCGGCCTCCAGCTCCGGGGCCAGGGACTCGTACAGGGCCAGGGTCACCTCAGCGTCCTCACCGGCGTAGGCCACCGCCTCCGCCACCGGCACCCGGTCGAAGGTCACCTGCTTGGCGCCCTTGCCGGCCACCTCCGTGTAGCCGGTGGTGGCCCGCCCGAGGCGCTCGCCGGCCAGGTTGTCCAGGCTGTGGTTGTGGCGCGTGGGATTGAGCACATAGCTCATGAGCATGGTGTCGTGGAAGGGGCCATGCACTTCATAGCCGGCCCGGCGAAGCACGGAGAGGTCGTACTTGAGATTGTGGCCCACTTTGGGGTCGGAGCCGGTTAGGGCCGGGGTCAGCGCCTCTTGCACCTGCGCGGCCGGAAGCTGCTGCTCCGCCCCCTCCCCGGTGTGCCCCACGGGAATGTAGTAGCCGGTATTCGCCTCCACGGCGAAGGACAGGCCCACCAGGTCGGCGCGCACCGAGGACAGGCTGGTGGTCTCGGTATCGAAGGCGAAGCACTCCGCCTCCGCCAGCCGCCCGGTAAGAGCGGTGAGCGCCGCCTCGTCGGTGACCGCCTCGTAGCTCAGGGACGGGCCAGTCTCCTCCACCTCACCCAGCTCCCGGGCCAGGCTGTGGAGCTCCAGCTCGCGGAACAGCTTCTGCAGGGCGGGGACGTCCTCTTCGTTGCGCAGCAGGTCGTCCAGGGTGCGGCCGATTTCCAGATTGCGGCGGATGGTGGTGAGGTCCTTGCTGACCCGTAGCTGTCCGGCATTGGCCTCCAGGTTCTCGCGCTGCTTGCCCTTGAGCTCTTCGAGGTGGTCGAGCAGGTTCTCCACGCTGCCGTAGGTCTGGAGCAGCTTGGCGGCGGTCTTCTCGCCGATGCCCGGCACCCCCGGGATGTTGTCCACCTTGTCGCCCACCAGAGCCAGGAGGTCCGCGATAGCTGTAGGCGGCACGCCCCAGCGCTCCCGGACCGCCTCCTCGTCGATCAGGCGGTTCTTCATGGTGTCCAATATGCGGGTGTGGCCGTCCACGAGCTGGGCCATGTCCTTGTCACCGGTGACGATCATCACCTCGCAGCCGGTGGACTCCGCCTGGGCGGCCAGGGTGCCGATGACGTCGTCCGCCTCCACGCCCTCCTCCACCAGCATGGGCAGGCCGAAGGCCTCCACCAGACGGTGGATATAGGGGAGCTGCTCCGCCAGGTCCTCCGGCATGGGGGGCCGATGGGCCTTGTATTCCGGGTAGATATCGGCGCGGAACGTGGGCCCCTTGGGGTCGAAGACCACGCCCAGCTCGGCGGGGGCGTAGTCCTCGATGAGCTTGAGGATCATCTGCGCGAAGCCGAAGGCCGCACCGGTCGCCGTTCCCCTGGTGTTGGTGAGGCTCGGCAGGGCATGGTACGCGCGGAAGATGTAGGAGCTGCCGTCCACTAGGAAGACGGGGCCCGTGCCCCCTTCGGATTTTTGCCCGTCCTTCGTCATAGGCGGTATGCTCTCTCTCTTTGACGGCGGCCCGCCGGCTCCAGCCGGTTCGGGCGGCAAAGGCGAAAAGGGTACCATGAACGATAAGGGTGACCGATCCGCGCCCCGGGCCCAGGAATTCCTGAAGCCGGGGAGAACGAGCACCAACGGGGCGTGGAACGACGAGATCCTGGCCGAGTTCAGCCACGGCTTCGAGAACTTGGCGGACATCGAGCCGGCGGTGAGCATCTTCGGCTCGGCGCGGATCGCCCCGGGACATCCCTACTACGAGTCCACCGTACAGATCGCCCGGCGTCTGGCCGAGGACGGCTTCGCCATTATCAGCGGCGGCGGCCCGGGCATCATGGAGGCGGCCAACCGCGGCGGTGTGGAGGGAGGCGCCGAGAGCGTCGGACTCAACATCGATCTGCCCCACGAGCAGCGCGCCAACCAGTACCAGACGCGGCAGCTCTTTTTCCGCCACTTCTTCGCCCGCAAGGTCATGTTCGTCAAGTACGCCACCGCCTACGTGGTCATGCCGGGCGGCTTCGGCACCCTGGACGAGCTGGTGGAGGCCCTGACCCTGCAGCAGACTGGCAAGAGCCGGCGCTTCCCCACCATCCTGGTGGGATCCCCCTTCTGGGAGGGACTCATCGACTGGTTCCGGGAGTCCCTGCTGGGCTTCGGCACCATCAGCCCGGAGGATCTGGATCTGTTCCAGGTCCGCGACGACCCGGATGACGTGGTTCGCGAAATCCTGGAGTTTTACCACCAGGAGCACGGCTCCGTCCCCGCGAAAGGCGGCGCGCGAGAATTCTGAACCTACAGGCGCCGCCCGTGTCCCATTTCCCTGGTATCATGCTGGCCAGCGCCGTCCGCCGCGCCGGCATCGGAGGGCAAGAACCATGAAGCCCGTTATGCAGTTCCTCATTCCCCTCGTTTTGGGCCTGGCGCTGGCGCTCCCCGTGGCGGCCCAGGATGCGGACGAGAATGCGGACATCCCGCCGGAGCAGCGGATCGCTCCCGGCAAGGAGGAGCCCGAGGTCCGCATCATCCAGCGCGAGGATGCCACCATCACCGAGTACCAGGCCCAGGGCCGGGTCTATATGATCAAGGTGGATCCTGTCGCGGGACCGTCCTACTACCTGTACGACCGCAACGGCGACGGCGAGTGGGACGACCGCTTTTCCGAGCTCGGTCCGGACATTTCCGTGCCGCAATGGACCATCTTCGAATGGTGAGGCCTGCGTAGAGGGCGATGTCGGTTTATACCTCGGTTACTTCGGAGCAGCTGGACGAATTCCTGGCCCACTTTCGGCAGATCGGGCAGGCGCGCGACCTGCAGGGGATCTCCCAGGGGGTGGAGAACACCAACTATTTCCTGACCACCGAAAAAGGTGAGTACATACTCACCATCTTCGAGCGGGTACCCGAGCAGGACCTCCCCTTCTTCCTCAACCTCATGGCCTTCCTGGCCAACGACGGGCTGCCCGTGCCGCAGCCGGTGCTCGACGACGAGGGCCGCTACCTGCGCCGCCTGGCGGGCAAGCTCGCGGCCATCGTCACCAAGCTGGCGGGACGCACCATTTACTACCCGGGGGTGGACCACTGCGCGGAGGTGGGCGGGGTACTCGGGCGCATGCACAAGGCCGGCCAGCGCTTCCCGGACACCCGGGACAACCCGCGCGGGCCGGGCTGGTGGAAGGAGACCGCCGAGGCTTTGGAGGGCGACCTGTCCCCCGACGAGCACCGCCTGCTCCAGGACGAGCTCACCTATCAGTACCACAACCGGCGGGTGGACCTGCCGCGCGGCGTGATCCACGCCGACCTGTTTCACGACAACGCCCTGTTCGAAGAGGGCCAGCTCACCGGGGTGATCGACTTCTACTACGCCTGCAGCGACGTTCTGGCCTTCGATCTGGCCATCGTCGTCAACGACTGGTGCACCCACCCCGACGGCACCCTGAACCCCTACCGGACGCGGGCGCTGCTGAAGCAGTACAATGCCGAGCGCCCCCTGAGCAGCGTGGAGGAGGCCCTGTGGCCGGTGATGCTGCGGGGCGCCGCGCTGCGCTTCTGGCTGTCGCGGCTCTGGGACTACCATCATCCCCGCGATGGCGAGCTCACCTCCACCAAGGACCCGGATACCTTCCGCGCCATCCTGGAGGCCAGGCGCGACCTGCCCCAGAATGCCTGGATTGGGTGGCCCAAGGCGGTGGCGGAGTAGCGCTCCTTTACCTGCTCGCCTTACTCCAGCCGTTCCAGCCCCGCGTATTCCGTGATCAGCCACTTCTCCTCGTCCAGATCCCGGAAGTAGACGCGCACACGCGCCTTGGGCCCGCTGCCCTCGCAGGCCATGACCACCCCGGCGCCGAAGCGCGGGTGGCGCACCCCGGCGCCCGGCGGGAAGGGCGGCGCCTCGCGGCCCTCCGCCGGCTGGACGCCGCCCCCGGCCATTCCCGCCTTGCCGAGGCCCGGACCGTCCATGGCGGGGCGGGGGGTGATGTCGTTTAGACGCTCCGGGCTGATCTCCTCCACGAAGCGCGACGGCGGATTGGTCTGGTCGCGGCCGTACAGGCGCCGGCGCCGCGCCATGGTCAGGGTCAGCTCCTCCATGGCGCGGGTCATACCCACATAACAGAGCCGGCGCTCCTCCTCCAGGGCGACCTCGTCGTCGATGGTGCGAAAGTGGGGGAACAGCCCCTCCTCCATTCCGGTGAGAAAGACCCGGGGGAACTCCAGGCCCTTGGCGGCGTGCAGGGACATGAGCTGCACGGCGTCCTCGTCGGGATCCGCGCGGCCCTCGCCCGCCTCCAGGGCGGTGTGGGCCAGGAAGGTGGACAGGGGGTCCTCCTCGTCGGGCACTTCCTCGGCGGCGAACTGGTCCGCCGCGCTCATGAGCTCCTCCAGGTTCTCCACCCGGTTCTCGGCGTCGCCGTCACCCTTGGCCCCCCAGGCTTCCGCCAAGCCGGTGTCCTTGAGGACCCGCTCCACCAAGTCACCCAGCTCCAGGTTCCGGGAGGCCGCGGTGAGGTCATTGACGAGGCGCATGAAATTTTCCAGGCCGGTGCGGGCCTTGCCGCGCACCGCTCCCGCGGCCAGGGCGTTCTCGGCGCCCTGCCACAGCGAGCCGCCCTCCGCGGCCTCGCGCACCGTGGCCAGGGACTTCTCCCCCACCCCGCGCGCGGGCTGGTTCACCACCCGGTCGAAGCTGGCGTCATCGTCCAGGTTGCGCAGCAGGCGCAGGTAGGCCAGGGCATCCTTGATCTCGGCCCGCTCGTAGAAGCGCATGCCGCCGTAGACCCGGTACGGGAGTCCGGCGCCGAGCAGGGCCTCCTCGAACTGCCGGGACTGGGCGTGGGAACGGTACAGCACGGCGCAATCGGCGCGGGGTCGCCCGACCTCCACCCACTTGCGGATCTCGTTCACCACGAACTGCGCCTCTTCCCGCTCCGTGGGGGCGGTCAGCCAGGCCACGGGCTGGCCCTCCTCCCGGTCCGTCCACAGCTCCTTGCCGAGCCGGCCCGTATTGCGGCGGATCACGTCGTTGGCGGCGGCGAGGATGGGCTGGGTGGAGCGGTAGTTGCGCTCCAGGCGCACCACTTGGCAATCGGGGTAGTGGTCGCGGAAGTTCAGCACATGGTCCACCCGGGCGCCGCGCCAGCCGTAGATGGACTGGTCGTCGTCGCCCACGGCGAAGAAATCGTCGCCCTCGCCCACCAGGGATTGCAGCCACAGGTGCTGAACACGATTGGTGTCCTGGAACTCGTCCACCAGGACGTGGCGGAAGCGCTCCCGGTAGTGAGCGGCCACCTCCGGCTGCTTGCGGAACAGCTCCAGGCAGCGCAGCAGCAGGTCGCCGAAGTCCACCAGCCCCGCCTGGTGAAGGGTGGCCTGGTAGCGCCGGTACAGCTCGGTGACCGTGGGGTCACCGTCCCCGCCGCCCGCCACGTCCGCCGGGGTCAGGCCGTCCTCCTTGTAGCCGTTGATGGCCCCCTGGATGCGACGCGGATCGTAGGTCTTCTCGTCCACCCCCGCCTCGCGCACCACCCGGCGGACCATGCGCTTCTGGTCCTCGGCATCGAGGATCTGGAAGTCGCCGGGCAGCTCCAGGGCGCTCGCGTGGGCACGCAGGATGCGGTGACAGAGCCCGTGGAAGGTGCCGATCCACAGGTTGACGACGCTGATGCCCAGCAGCTCCTCCACGCGCTCGCGCATTTCCCGGGCGGCCTTGTTGGTGAAGGTCACCGCCAGGATCGAGCCCGGCGGCTCGCCCAGGTGGCCCACCAGATGGGCGATGCGGTGGGTGAGCACGCGGGTCTTGCCGCTTCCCGCCCCGGCCAGGATGAGGTTGGGCCCGGCCGGCAGGGAAACCGCCTCGTTTTGCTGGTCGTTGAGGCCGTCGAATTGGGGCGGAAAGCTGCTCATGGTTCGGTGTCCTGCCTTGAAAATACGCCGCCACGCCGCGAAACGCGGCGAATCTGCGGGGATTGCGCCCGTTCCCTTTTGGGGCTGGAGGAAATTTTTGTTAGGGTGTTCAATGCAATGAACTCGGAAAGCGACTCATCGGCTAGCACCCGCACATCCGCTTCCCCGCCTGTCGAGGAGATGCCCGGGGAGACCATCGACCCGGAAGCCGCGGACGAGCCGGCTTCAGCAAGTCGGAGCGACTCCGTTTCCGGGCCCACGCCCCCCCCTGTCTCCTTTGATGCCGGCTGTGGCTGGTTCCGAAGGAAGATCCCGGCCGCCGTCCAGCTGACTCAGAACGCCCGCCTCCGGCTGGGCCTGCTGGCCATCCTGGTGGGCATCATCGCCGGTCTCGGCGCCGTGGCCTTCCGCGCCATGATCGCCCTGGTGCACAACCTGACCTTCTACGGGGCCTGGAGCCTCGAATACGACGCCAACCTGCACGCCGCCCCGAGCCCCTGGGGGGCGGGCATCATTCTGGTCCCGGTGGCTGGCGCGCTGGTAGTGGCCTTCCTGGTGAAGAACTTCGCCCCGGAAGCCAAGGGGCACGGCGTGCCAGAGGTGGACGATGCCATCTACTACGGACGGGGCATCATCCGGCCCATGGTGGCCTTCGTCAAATCCCTGGCCTCCTCCATCTCCATCGGCACCGGCGCCGCCATCGGGCGCGAGGGCCCCATCATCCAGATCGGTGCCGCCTTCGGCTCCACCCTGGGGCAGGTGGTGCGCATGCAGGAATGGCAGCGGATCACCCTGATCGCCTGTGGGGTGGCGGGCGGCATCGCGGCCACCTTCAATACCCCGCTCGGTGCCCTGCTGTTCACCATCGAGCTGACCCTGCCGGAATCCAGCGGCCGCACCCTGGTTCCCGTGGCCCTCGCCACCGGGGCCGCCACCTTCATTGGCCGCATGTTCTTCGGGCTCAGCCCGGCCTTCGACATCCCGGAGATGGCCCATCCGGCCCTGCACCTGATGAGCCCGGGCAGCTTCCTGGTCTACATCCTCTTCGGCGTCCTGCTCGGCCTCATGGCGCTGGCCTTCATCCGGGTCATCTACCGGGCCGAGGACCTCTTCGACGCCATCCCTGGCGGCTACTACGTCCGCCACCCCCTCGGCATGCTGCTGGTGGGCATCCTGATGTACGTGGTCATGACCCAGTACGGTCACTACTACATCCAGGGGGTGGGCTACGCCACCATCCAGGACATCCTATCCGACCAGCTCAGCGCGCCGCTGCTGCTCATCACGCTGTTCGCCGCCAAATTACTGGCCACCTCCCTCACCCTGGGCTCGGGGGCCTCCGGCGGCGTATTCTCGCCCTCCCTCTACCTGGGGGCGGCCCTGGGCGCGGCCTACGGCGTGGTGGTCAGCCATTTCGCTCCCGGCCTCCACCTGAACGCCGCCAACATGGCGGTGGTGGGCATGGCCGGCATGGTGGGCGGGGCCACCAGCGCGGTGCTCACCTCGGTGGTGATGATCTTCGAGATGACCCGCAACTACAACGTCATCATCCCGCTAATCATCACCGTATCCATCGCCTACGGGGTGCGGCAGCTCTTCATGCGCGACAGCATCTACACCTTCAAGCTGACCCGGCGCGGCCACTACATCCCCGACTCCCTGCAGACCAACATGTACATGCTGCGGCGCGCCCTGGACCTGCAGGAAGCGCCGGTAATCCGCATCGACAGCCGGGGGACCCTCGCCCAGCTCCGGGAGGAGCTCCCCGCCGACCAGCCCCATCCCCATGTGCTGCTGGAGCGGGACGGCAAGGTGGAGTCGGTGCTTACGGCGGAGAGGCACCGCTTCCTGGACGAGGAAGGCGAGCCCCACGCCTGGATCGAGGAGCACGTGGACAGCCGCTTCGTGGTGGTCGGTCAGGAAGACATGATCTTCGACGTGGTGGCCAAGCTCCGAGCCAACGGGGCGGAGATCGCCCTGCTCACCCGCGACGGCCGCCTCAAGGGGGCCGGTAGCGTGGTGGGTATCCTGACCCTGGACGACATCGCCCGCTGCAGCAATCTCACCCGCCACATCCTGGCCACGGGCCAAGAGGCCTAGCCGGCCCCGCGCGTGAACGGCCCCTCCGCTTCATCCCTCCGCGCCGTGCGCGTGCGATCCGTCGTCCCGCCGCCGCATCTGTTCCAGGCAGGCCCGCACCACCTCGGTCCGATTCACCAGCCCGATGAGCACCTCCGGGTCGCGCGGTGACCGCACCGGGAAGCCCTCCAGGCCGTAGGAGGCCATGAGGTCCATGGCCTTCACCGCGCCATCCCCCGGATAGAGGTAGCGGAGATCCTCGGCGCTGTGCAGGTAGGGACCCAGATCGATCCGCCCTTCCTCGTCCGGGTAGGCCAGCCCCGCCTGCAGCAGTCCCCCCAGGTCCACCAGTCCCCGGAACCGCCCCTCCTCGTAGACCGGGAACACCACCTGAATGCCCGAATCCGACTGCGCCGCGCGCAGCTCCCCGGCGTCCACCCGCAGAGGCAGGTTCCGGTAGTCCGACTGCATCACCTCATTCACCGGTACGGTGCACTTCTGCCCGGCCTCCGGGAGGGTGGGCTCCGATAGCTCCCGTAGATGGAGGGTCCAAGCGAAAATGGACTGGGCCTTGAACCAGTCCCGGGAGGTGACCGCCGCCGTCACCGTCGCCAGCATCACCGGCAGGATGATGCCCGGATGCCGCACCAGCTCGAAGACGGCGATGATGGCGGAGAACGGCGCATTCAGTATGGCGGCCATCCCGGCCGCCATGCCGATGATGGCGTAGATGCCGGTCCCCCCTACCGGGAGCCCCAGCAACCGTCCGCCTTCCGCCACCAGCGCCCCCACCAGGGCGCCCATGAACAGGGAAGGACCGATGGCCCCGCCACGCGCCTGGGCGCCGATGCTCACCGCCGTCGCGGCCAGCTTGGCCAACAGCAGGATGGCCAGCGTGGCGAGGGGAAAGACCCCGGCGAACACCCTCTCCATGGTGCCGTAGCTGACGCCCATGACCGCCGGCACCTCCACGGCGATCATCCCCACCAGGAGCCCGCCGATCCCGGGAAGGGCCCAGGTGGGTACGGGGACGCGCTGGCTGAGGTGGTAGATCCCCTCCACGCCGCGCAACAGGGCGAAGGATACCAGTGCGGCACCCAGACCGATGAACCAGTCCAGGGGGAGGAACCACAGGGAGTGGGCGGGGTATTCCGGGACATCCAGCAGGACCCCGGGACCGATGCCGATCTGCGCCACCACGGTGGCGATGACCGCGCTCACCACTACCGGCGCGAACAGGACCAGGGTGTACTCGCCGAGGATCACCTCCAGGGCGAAGACCACGCCGGCCAAGGGGATATTGAGGGCCCCGGAGAAGGCCCCGGCGGCCCCGGCGGCCACCAGGATGCGGAGATGCTCGGGGGGGACCCCGAGCCGCTGACCCACCAGGGAGCCGATGGCGGCGCCCATGTGGATGGAGGGACCCTCCCGGCCCACCGAATGGCCGGAGCCAATGGCCAGGGTGCCGAAGAGGAACTGGGCGAAGGCGCTCTTGGCCCCCAGGTGGCTGGCGCCGTAGGCCACCCGCTCCAGCACCCGGCTCACGCCCACGTCGGCGTGGCGGGGAAAGGCGTAGGCCGCGAGCAGGCCCACGGCCAGCCCTCCGGCGGCGGGAAGAAGCAGACGTCCCCAGGCCGGCAATCCGGCAAACCCGGCACCCAGGGTGAACAGCTCGGCGGCCTCGCCGATGGCGATCCGGAAGAGCACCACCACCAAGCCCGCCAGCACGCCCACGACCACCCCCAGGGCCATGAGCCGCAGGCTCCAGTGC
This sequence is a window from Thiohalorhabdus sp. Cl-TMA. Protein-coding genes within it:
- a CDS encoding UvrD-helicase domain-containing protein; amino-acid sequence: MSSFPPQFDGLNDQQNEAVSLPAGPNLILAGAGSGKTRVLTHRIAHLVGHLGEPPGSILAVTFTNKAAREMRERVEELLGISVVNLWIGTFHGLCHRILRAHASALELPGDFQILDAEDQKRMVRRVVREAGVDEKTYDPRRIQGAINGYKEDGLTPADVAGGGDGDPTVTELYRRYQATLHQAGLVDFGDLLLRCLELFRKQPEVAAHYRERFRHVLVDEFQDTNRVQHLWLQSLVGEGDDFFAVGDDDQSIYGWRGARVDHVLNFRDHYPDCQVVRLERNYRSTQPILAAANDVIRRNTGRLGKELWTDREEGQPVAWLTAPTEREEAQFVVNEIRKWVEVGRPRADCAVLYRSHAQSRQFEEALLGAGLPYRVYGGMRFYERAEIKDALAYLRLLRNLDDDASFDRVVNQPARGVGEKSLATVREAAEGGSLWQGAENALAAGAVRGKARTGLENFMRLVNDLTAASRNLELGDLVERVLKDTGLAEAWGAKGDGDAENRVENLEELMSAADQFAAEEVPDEEDPLSTFLAHTALEAGEGRADPDEDAVQLMSLHAAKGLEFPRVFLTGMEEGLFPHFRTIDDEVALEEERRLCYVGMTRAMEELTLTMARRRRLYGRDQTNPPSRFVEEISPERLNDITPRPAMDGPGLGKAGMAGGGVQPAEGREAPPFPPGAGVRHPRFGAGVVMACEGSGPKARVRVYFRDLDEEKWLITEYAGLERLE
- a CDS encoding chloride channel protein, coding for MNSESDSSASTRTSASPPVEEMPGETIDPEAADEPASASRSDSVSGPTPPPVSFDAGCGWFRRKIPAAVQLTQNARLRLGLLAILVGIIAGLGAVAFRAMIALVHNLTFYGAWSLEYDANLHAAPSPWGAGIILVPVAGALVVAFLVKNFAPEAKGHGVPEVDDAIYYGRGIIRPMVAFVKSLASSISIGTGAAIGREGPIIQIGAAFGSTLGQVVRMQEWQRITLIACGVAGGIAATFNTPLGALLFTIELTLPESSGRTLVPVALATGAATFIGRMFFGLSPAFDIPEMAHPALHLMSPGSFLVYILFGVLLGLMALAFIRVIYRAEDLFDAIPGGYYVRHPLGMLLVGILMYVVMTQYGHYYIQGVGYATIQDILSDQLSAPLLLITLFAAKLLATSLTLGSGASGGVFSPSLYLGAALGAAYGVVVSHFAPGLHLNAANMAVVGMAGMVGGATSAVLTSVVMIFEMTRNYNVIIPLIITVSIAYGVRQLFMRDSIYTFKLTRRGHYIPDSLQTNMYMLRRALDLQEAPVIRIDSRGTLAQLREELPADQPHPHVLLERDGKVESVLTAERHRFLDEEGEPHAWIEEHVDSRFVVVGQEDMIFDVVAKLRANGAEIALLTRDGRLKGAGSVVGILTLDDIARCSNLTRHILATGQEA
- a CDS encoding chloride channel protein gives rise to the protein MDLARLLRTWTRHWSLRLMALGVVVGVLAGLVVVLFRIAIGEAAELFTLGAGFAGLPAWGRLLLPAAGGLAVGLLAAYAFPRHADVGVSRVLERVAYGASHLGAKSAFAQFLFGTLAIGSGHSVGREGPSIHMGAAIGSLVGQRLGVPPEHLRILVAAGAAGAFSGALNIPLAGVVFALEVILGEYTLVLFAPVVVSAVIATVVAQIGIGPGVLLDVPEYPAHSLWFLPLDWFIGLGAALVSFALLRGVEGIYHLSQRVPVPTWALPGIGGLLVGMIAVEVPAVMGVSYGTMERVFAGVFPLATLAILLLAKLAATAVSIGAQARGGAIGPSLFMGALVGALVAEGGRLLGLPVGGTGIYAIIGMAAGMAAILNAPFSAIIAVFELVRHPGIILPVMLATVTAAVTSRDWFKAQSIFAWTLHLRELSEPTLPEAGQKCTVPVNEVMQSDYRNLPLRVDAGELRAAQSDSGIQVVFPVYEEGRFRGLVDLGGLLQAGLAYPDEEGRIDLGPYLHSAEDLRYLYPGDGAVKAMDLMASYGLEGFPVRSPRDPEVLIGLVNRTEVVRACLEQMRRRDDGSHAHGAEG